Below is a genomic region from Streptomyces sp. RPA4-2.
GCGGTCGGCGGCGGATTCGAGGCGAACGCCACCCTGCTGCTCGGCCCGGACTCCACCGTGTGGGTCCTGTCCGGGTCCGGCGCGACGCTCGGCACCAGAACGGGCTCGACCCTAGCGCTCACGCGGCTCGACGACCAGGTGGGTAACCAGCAGCGCTTCGCCCTCGACTTCGACGCGGCAGTCCGTTCGGCCGCCTGGCTCGGCGAGCGTCGCTTCCTCCTCGCCGCTGGCGGACACAGCGCCGTCGTCGACCTCGCCGTCAGCACCAGCGCCGGCCCACACGAGAACTGGATGCTGACCCCGGTGTCCTACCCGGGACACCTCGCGCGCGGCGGAGGCGACACCGTCCTGGTGGCGGGGCGGGCCGGCTCGGGTGTCGGCGTGGAACTGCATGCCCTCAACACAGCCGACCGCACCAGCGACACGGTCGCCGAGATGCAACTCGGCGACGTATTCGGACTCGTCCAGAACCCGGCAGGCGGCCCCGCGTACCTGCTGGGGGTGCGGCCGACCAACGACGCCGATGCCGTCCACCCGGTGCTGGTGAAGGTCACCGGCCACGCGGCCGCCGCCTCGTCGGCCGCCCCGGACCCTCAGCCCACGGCCGCCGACGCCTACACCGAGGTGCGCCGCCTCGCCCACGGGGTGAAGAAGGACTACGCCTTGGAGACGTTCCCGCTGCCGGACGGCAAGGGCGGCATGGGCATCGTCCACGAGGCCGTGCACAAGGCCACCGGGACCGTCGTCGCCTTCAAGAAACCCCGCTCGCTGCGTGAGAACCTGACCGCGAGGATGTTGCGCGAGATCGAGGTCGCGCAGAAGCTCGGCACCAACTGTCACGTGATGCCGGTCCTCGACTTTAGCCCGCGGGCCGAGTGGTTCGTCATGCCAATGGCCCAGGGCACCGCCGAACGCCTCCAGCCCGAACTGCAACACGATCCGGCCGCGCTGAGGGCCCTGGTCGACGCGGTTGCCTCAGCCCTGGCCGACGCCCACCGCATGGACTACCTGCACCGCGACATCAAACCCGCCAACATTCTGCTCCTGGACGGCCGCTGGGTCCTCGGCGACTGGGGCATTGTGCGCCGTCCTCGCGGGCAGACGACCAACCCCAAGCGCACGGGCACTGCGATCGGAACCGCTGAGTTCGGCGCCCCCGAACTGTCGGTCGACCCGCACAATGCCACACCCGCCAGCGACATCTACAGCCTGGGCAAGGTCATCGGATGGCTACTCACCGGTCTGCCGCCGGAGGTGAACGTGCCGCTGCTGCCGTCCGGACCTTGGCGAGGCGTCGTCCGGCGGTGCACGTACCACGATCCGCGCCAGCGCCCCCAGACAATCGCCGACTTCCTCGACGTGGTCGAGCAGGAGACCGCGCCTCAGATCGACCTGCCCATCGCACGGGCCCAACAGCTCCTGGCGGCCGCCAAGGAGGAAGACACCGACGCGGCCCGCCGGCTGCTAGCCCTGGCCGCCGACCACGGCGACGACTACGAGCTCTACCTCGACGTCCTTCCCAACCTGGATATAGAGACGACCGCGCCGCTCCTGCTGGACCACCCCGAGCAGACCCGTACCTTGGTGCAGGCGATGACCGGGCACGTCCGGGGCGACGGAACCGGTTGGCCACACTGGAACGAGTCCAAGCGGGCCATCGCCTGGCTACGCGGCGTCGCCCGACATGCCGCCGAGGAAGAACATTGGGACCTCCTGGAGGAGGCCGCCCGCGGCATGTGCACCTGGGACGAGGCGTCCAACGAGTTCGACCAGCAGATCGCGACCCGCGACTGGCTGCGCCGCCTGCACGGCCAAGCAGCCCGGATCGTCGCCGGTGTACTGCGAGACCACCCCGACAGCGCCCGTTTCTACTACGAACTCGCGGGCGAGCGCGCCGTAGACATGGCCATCCGCAGCGCCGTCAACCAGGCGACCAGCCACTGACCCCCGGCAAGGCCGATCGCGCAGGGGCGAACACGTCGGCGGGGCGAGGTGCGGCAAGCGTGTCGTAGGTGGCGTTCCAGGCGCCTTGCGTCTGCACCAGGTGTCCCGTCTCACTGCCGCACGGGCTGGGGCTGTGAAGGACTGTCGCCTACGCGGCGAAAGGCTCCACTGGGCTTGAGCCGAACGATCTTCCTTGCGGGCTGTAGGTGAGCCCGGGACCCTCCACATCCCACGCCCCTTGCTACAGAGCCGCATACCCCGCCCTCGGCTTCCAGCACGGCGTCCACAGCGTTCAACGCGGCCTGCCCGCCCGCGTCCCGTCCGCCGCCCGTTTCGCGCTCAAGCCGGGTCAGACCCCGGTCGCCTGGGCCACAGCTACTCCTCCAGCGCGTCGTGCAGGCGGTCCATCACCAGGTTCACGGCTGCGTCCGCTTGCGTCCCACCCTCGACGGCCGGCTTGGCTCTCCGCTTGGCCCACGCGAACAAGTATGCGGCCGCCCGGATCTTGATCCCTGTCGTCAAACCCCCAAGGCATGAACAGCCATCAGATCATATCGGCCTGTGCCCTGGCTGGTGCCGAGTTCACCCTTTTGGGTCGCAGCCTTCACCATCGCGTTCGTGGTAGGGCAGTTGGGGTCACATCGACCCCCTGATCATGACAGGATGACGCTCATGGGGGACATGAATCTCGCTTTCGACGACGGGTCGGTCGTACGCCTGCACCTCGCTCCGATGGGGAACGACGTCCCGAGCGGACCGAAGACTCCTATGGAGCGATCGGAGGACAACGCGGACGAGCCGCTCGAACTCCCGCCGGGATTCGGCTCGGCGGAGCCCGTCAGTGTCAACGGGCGCGCGGCGCACGCTCTCACTCGGGGCGGTGAGGCGCTCGCCGAGGCGCTACGTCCGCTGAGTGGGGTGCTCTCGGAGATCCATCAGTCGTTCACCGAATCCGCCAGGCGGCCGGACGAGGTGACGGTCGAGTTCGGGGTGACGCTGGGAAGCGACCTCAAACTCGGGGTCTTCTCGGGAAGCGGCGAGGCGAGTTTCACCGTCTCCGCCACCTGGAACTTCACCGACGGATCGCCGGGGGGCGCCGGCCGGGGAGAGTCGTCCTCCACTGACGAGGCATCCCCTTCTCCGGTGTCGTGACACGAGGGCCCGTCAGGTGATCCCCTCCTCGAACAGCGACGCGGTGCTTCTCCGGTCGTTCGTGTCCGTCCACGGGCAGGACGGACCGGTCGGTGCAGGCGTCCTTATCTCCGATTCCCTTGTGCTCACCTGCGCCCATGTCGTCAACAGTGCTCTGGGACGTGCCCAGTTCGACGCCTCTGCCGCACCAACGGTCGATGTGGTGCGGCTGCGGATGCCGCACGTCGACCGGGACCAGGATCTGACCGCCAAGGCCGACCAGGATCTGTGGCGTCCGCCGCGCGCGCATGTCGCACAGGGTGGCGCCGTGGCCGCGGGGCACTTTCCGTACTTCGGCGACCTGGCGGTGCTGAGGCTCACGAGTGCGCTTCCCCACGGCGCAGAGCTGGCGCCTTTCCTGCCCGAGTGGGAGGGGAACGAGGTCGTTGCCCTGTGGGCGAGCGGCAATACCGCGACCACGGTCCGCGCGCTGCCCCGCGCGGTGACCGGTGCCTGGACCGTGCTGGATGTCACCGCCGGCACCGTCTACCCCGGATTCAGCGGTGGGCCGCTTTGGGACCGCGACCGCGGGGCCGTAGTCGGCATCGTGGTCGCCACCCATCAAAGCCCGCGCGGCGAGAATTCGGCGACAGGGCCGCTGTACGCGATCGCGTTGCCCACGATCGAAGCGGAACTGCCCGCCCTCTCGCCGGTTCAGGTGCCCACGGCCGGCCAGGGCGCGCAGGGCCTGCTCGCAGCTCTGGAAAGGCTTCTGCCCGGAGCCGACTCCGTCGTCAAGTGCGAGGAGAGGCTGTCCGCCCGGCTCTCCAGGGTGTCGTCCGGACAGGCGTCCGATCACGGCAGACTGCTCGCTCTGGCCTTGGGCGTACGACGTGGTGTTCCGGAACTTCTTGCCGTGGTACGGGAGCACCTGGCCGACCCGGCGGGTGTCCGTCACGGCTGGCGTGACGCCTGGGACGGACTCGTGCACGCGGCGAAAGTCGTCAGTCCGAGCGAGACCCTGACCGCCGGGCAGCGCAGGGACCTGGTCGGACTGCTCGCGCTGTGCCGTGCCACCGATCCCGCAGATCTGCTGCGCGAGGTCCTTCCGTACGTGGAAACACCTCCGTTGGTCTCGGGGCTCGTGGAACTGACCGATCTGTTCGAGGGATACGTCCCGTCCTCCCATCCGCTGATTCCGTTGCTCCTCCAGGCCGTCGTCAGGATCGGCCTGGCCGAGCAGTCCGCGGGAAACCCCGTGGCGCAGGACCTGTACGCGTGGGTGAGCAGGGTGGCCAGGCACCTGGACGTGTCCGAGGCCGCAGTCGGCCAGTTCCGGGAGGATCTTCGCTCCGTTCCGCGCCCCGGAGCGTGGGCGAGGCCCGCAACAGCGCCCCGTATCCAGGTCGAGTTGCTGCCCGTTCCGCCGGGGCAGCGTTTCACCTACCAGATTTGGGTGTGCGACGGCGCCGGCCGTCATGAGGTCGTCTTGGTCCAGGACTCCGAAGTATCGAGCGACAAGGTAGTCGAGGGCATCCGTACGGTGCTGCGCAACGAGGTGAACGAACACGCCGAGCTGGCCCTGGTCGAGTTCTTCGTAGCTCCGCCCTGGCTGCGGCTCGACGTGGACACCTGGCATCTGCGAGGAGCCGAGGACGACGACTTCTTCCTGGGCGTCGTGCGCGGAGTGGTGTTGCGCAGCTCCGAACGGACGCGGGACAGTTTCGCGGGATGGAAGCGGCGCACCGAGGCACTCACGTCGTCGAACCCCCTCGTGCTCGACCAGCATGCGGTCCGTCCAGGCGTCGCCCAGGCACGACTGGAGTCTGTTCCCGACGCCGGCATCGTCATCATGTGCTGCGAGCAGCAGGACCAGAACAAGGTCCTCAGACAGTGTCTCCAGGCCGGCGTGCACACCGTGCTGTGGCATCGGCAGGATCACGACACCGAGACAGCTAAACGACTCTCTGCCCTGATGGAAGGCATCAGCCACACGGATCTCCCTGAATCGGTACGCCTGGAACGGGCCAGGGCCCTGGCCGATCCCGACTGCTCGACCCACCACGGACGCCGGCTGTCTCTCCTGTACGACGGCCCGGACCATCGACCGCCGCCTCTCGCCCCCGACGCCTGGGCGCTCACCCAGCCCTGAAAAACTCATCACGTCAAGGAGAGCGACCGTGTCGCACAGTTCCGCACCCGATGACGCTCCCGGTACGGCAGCCGAGGACTGGTGGGTGTTCCGCGGACCGGCGGACCTGCCCGCTCCGCCGCCGTGGCGGAGCCTGCCCGGGGCATCGCGGGCATCCACGGCCCAGCCTTACCTCCTCGGCCGGGACCACGTCGCGGTCGTGAACGCCGCGCTGCGTCTGCGCCGTCCGTTGCTCGTCACCGGGCGGCCCGGCACGGGCAAGAGTTCCCTCGCCCACGCCCTCGCCAAAGAACTGGGCCTAGGTGACGTGCTGCGCTGGCCCGTCAACAGCCGCTCCACGCTGGCGGACGCTCTGTACCGGTACGACGCGGTCGGGCGGCTCCGTGAGGCGTCGCTGGAGCGCGAGACGCGGACCACGCGGAGTACGTCCAGGAGATTGAGGCACCTTCCGAGGAGCCGCCGTTCG
It encodes:
- a CDS encoding serine/threonine-protein kinase, yielding MQDVRELLAEYGQAHSDELPEEDRHRLLADVVAALIRRTDPDATLVYRAPYEPAVFFELAGRDYAITVTTAVGEDAVTTARVAMSARERDLEPGVRWVLICARATGQEIGAEVSALLRAQGVLLDRDHLEAAVCDLAPLTALISAAFRPPRPPHTPLHELLLQEPSEPAPALALAARPATAPGVPSRTPAGVDLCVVLAGESWPARPSGMAWESAERALITTEAGVAEVDLQRGGTRWRLPLPGVHGDAAVRADGSMWVLCGPAVVQWHDGVLQAVGGGFEANATLLLGPDSTVWVLSGSGATLGTRTGSTLALTRLDDQVGNQQRFALDFDAAVRSAAWLGERRFLLAAGGHSAVVDLAVSTSAGPHENWMLTPVSYPGHLARGGGDTVLVAGRAGSGVGVELHALNTADRTSDTVAEMQLGDVFGLVQNPAGGPAYLLGVRPTNDADAVHPVLVKVTGHAAAASSAAPDPQPTAADAYTEVRRLAHGVKKDYALETFPLPDGKGGMGIVHEAVHKATGTVVAFKKPRSLRENLTARMLREIEVAQKLGTNCHVMPVLDFSPRAEWFVMPMAQGTAERLQPELQHDPAALRALVDAVASALADAHRMDYLHRDIKPANILLLDGRWVLGDWGIVRRPRGQTTNPKRTGTAIGTAEFGAPELSVDPHNATPASDIYSLGKVIGWLLTGLPPEVNVPLLPSGPWRGVVRRCTYHDPRQRPQTIADFLDVVEQETAPQIDLPIARAQQLLAAAKEEDTDAARRLLALAADHGDDYELYLDVLPNLDIETTAPLLLDHPEQTRTLVQAMTGHVRGDGTGWPHWNESKRAIAWLRGVARHAAEEEHWDLLEEAARGMCTWDEASNEFDQQIATRDWLRRLHGQAARIVAGVLRDHPDSARFYYELAGERAVDMAIRSAVNQATSH
- a CDS encoding CU044_2847 family protein, whose translation is MTLMGDMNLAFDDGSVVRLHLAPMGNDVPSGPKTPMERSEDNADEPLELPPGFGSAEPVSVNGRAAHALTRGGEALAEALRPLSGVLSEIHQSFTESARRPDEVTVEFGVTLGSDLKLGVFSGSGEASFTVSATWNFTDGSPGGAGRGESSSTDEASPSPVS
- a CDS encoding trypsin-like peptidase domain-containing protein → MSVHGQDGPVGAGVLISDSLVLTCAHVVNSALGRAQFDASAAPTVDVVRLRMPHVDRDQDLTAKADQDLWRPPRAHVAQGGAVAAGHFPYFGDLAVLRLTSALPHGAELAPFLPEWEGNEVVALWASGNTATTVRALPRAVTGAWTVLDVTAGTVYPGFSGGPLWDRDRGAVVGIVVATHQSPRGENSATGPLYAIALPTIEAELPALSPVQVPTAGQGAQGLLAALERLLPGADSVVKCEERLSARLSRVSSGQASDHGRLLALALGVRRGVPELLAVVREHLADPAGVRHGWRDAWDGLVHAAKVVSPSETLTAGQRRDLVGLLALCRATDPADLLREVLPYVETPPLVSGLVELTDLFEGYVPSSHPLIPLLLQAVVRIGLAEQSAGNPVAQDLYAWVSRVARHLDVSEAAVGQFREDLRSVPRPGAWARPATAPRIQVELLPVPPGQRFTYQIWVCDGAGRHEVVLVQDSEVSSDKVVEGIRTVLRNEVNEHAELALVEFFVAPPWLRLDVDTWHLRGAEDDDFFLGVVRGVVLRSSERTRDSFAGWKRRTEALTSSNPLVLDQHAVRPGVAQARLESVPDAGIVIMCCEQQDQNKVLRQCLQAGVHTVLWHRQDHDTETAKRLSALMEGISHTDLPESVRLERARALADPDCSTHHGRRLSLLYDGPDHRPPPLAPDAWALTQP